The Halictus rubicundus isolate RS-2024b chromosome 3, iyHalRubi1_principal, whole genome shotgun sequence genome includes a region encoding these proteins:
- the Dhpd gene encoding guanine deaminase isoform X2 has translation MGNNIVIDPQSIDTNNENVIVLSGTEFLVPGFIDCHTHAVQLPNLGIGYDQHLLQWLDTYTFPLEKKYENEEFANRVFDAVVKHTVTLGTTTACYFASLYANASLILGKKVVKTGQRALIGKINMNSKRDDGYYETTQESIANLNKFIDDITKLNSPLVKPIVTPRFALSCDMILLKELGKLAKEKDLHIQSHISENLEEIEAVNQLFPQCSSYADVYDTAGLLTNKTVMAHGIYLTDNEITILKQRGTAVIHCPSSNTCLKSGLCDVQRLKEKGIKIGLGTDVAGGQSCSMLDAMRSALQVSTHLSFFKNNYKTLNFKDVFHLATLGGATALAMDDKIGNFTMGKEFDALVIDINVKNGYLNDLKEYTLEEKLEKLIHSGDDRNITGVYVNGCKIK, from the exons ATGGGAAA CAATATAGTAATCGATCCACAATCAATTGATACAAACAATGAGAATGTAATTGTTCTCTCTGGAACTGAATTTTTAGTACCAGGATTTATTGATTGCCATACTCATGCAGTGCAACTTCCTAATCTAGGAATTGGATATGATCAACATCTTTTGCAATGGTTGGATACTTACACATTCCCTTTAGAAaagaaatatgagaatgaaGAGTTTGCTAATCGTGTATTTGATGCAGTTGTA AAACACACTGTTACACTTGGCACAACAACAGCATGTTATTTTGCATCTCTTTATGCAAATGCATCTCTGATCCTTGGTAAAAAAGTAGTTAAGACAGGCCAGCGAGCTCTGATTGGTAAAATTAATATGAATTCGAAACGTGATGATGGGTATTATGAAACCACCCAAGAATCTATAgctaatttaaataaattcatagACGATATTACTAAATTAAAT agTCCTCTTGTAAAACCAATTGTAACGCCAAGATTTGCTTTAAGCTGTGATATGATACTCTTGAAAGAATTGGGAAAATTGGCTAAAGAAAAAGATCTTCATATTCAG aGTCACATATCTGAGAACCTAGAGGAAATTGAGGCTGTAAACCAGCTCTTTCCCCAATGTTCTTCATACGCAGATGTATATGATACTGCTGGTCTTCTCACAAATAAA ACTGTGATGGCTCATGGAATATACCTCACagacaatgaaattacaatATTGAAACAACGTGGAACTGCTGTTATCCACTGTCCATCCTCAAATACATGTTTAAAAAGCGGTCTGTGCGATGTACAGAGACTGAAAGAGAAAGGAATAAAAATTGGTCTTGGCACTG ATGTTGCAGGTGGACAAAGTTGTAGTATGTTAGATGCAATGAGATCAGCTTTGCAAGTATCAACCCATCtatctttttttaaaaataattataaaacacTCAATTTCAAAGATGTATTTCATCTTGCTACTTTGGGTGGTGCAACAG CACTTGCAatggatgataagataggtaATTTTACAATGGGTAAAGAATTTGATGCTCTTGTTATAGATATAAATGTAAAAAATGGATACTTAAATGatttaaaagaatatacttTAGAAGAAAAGCTTGAAAAGTTAATACATTCTGGGGATGATCGTAATATAACTGGAGTATATGTAAATggatgtaaaattaaataa
- the LOC143352737 gene encoding low molecular weight phosphotyrosine protein phosphatase-like: MAPKKKVLMICLGNICRSPIAEAVFIDQAKKLGVDHLWDVESAALIGYHTGKGPDHRAISTLKNNGITDYSHKARPITMEDFNTFDWIFGMDNSNMRELDDMKPANATAKIELLGSYDPQKETIIRDPYYDSGSVGFQTAYDQCVRSIKAFLLKQLEN; encoded by the exons ATGGCACCGAAGAAAAAAGTACTTATGATTTGCTTAG GCAACATTTGTCGCTCACCTATAGCAGAGGCTGTATTTATTGATCAAGCGAAGAAATTAGGTGTAGACCATTTATGGGATGTAGAAAGTGCAGCCCTCATTGGTTACCACACAGGTAAAGGTCCAGATCACAGAGCTATCTCAACGCTAAAAAATAATGGTATCACAGATTACTCTCATAAAGCACGACCT ATTACTATGGAGGACTTTAATACATTTGATTGGATATTTGGAATGGACAATAGTAATATGCGAGAATTAGATGATATGAAACCTGCGAATGCCACTGCTAAAATTGAGCTTCTTGGAAGTTATGATCCTCAAAAGGAGACTATAATAAGAGATCCTTATTAC GATAGTGGCAGTGTTGGATTTCAAACAGCATATGATCAATGTGTTCGgagtataaaagcgttcctactaAAACAATTGGAAAATTAA
- the Dhpd gene encoding guanine deaminase isoform X1: MQSIPKENIFVGSFAHTTERGELITVDHAAIYVTNGKISNIVIDPQSIDTNNENVIVLSGTEFLVPGFIDCHTHAVQLPNLGIGYDQHLLQWLDTYTFPLEKKYENEEFANRVFDAVVKHTVTLGTTTACYFASLYANASLILGKKVVKTGQRALIGKINMNSKRDDGYYETTQESIANLNKFIDDITKLNSPLVKPIVTPRFALSCDMILLKELGKLAKEKDLHIQSHISENLEEIEAVNQLFPQCSSYADVYDTAGLLTNKTVMAHGIYLTDNEITILKQRGTAVIHCPSSNTCLKSGLCDVQRLKEKGIKIGLGTDVAGGQSCSMLDAMRSALQVSTHLSFFKNNYKTLNFKDVFHLATLGGATALAMDDKIGNFTMGKEFDALVIDINVKNGYLNDLKEYTLEEKLEKLIHSGDDRNITGVYVNGCKIK; this comes from the exons ATGCAGTCGATAcctaaagaaaatatatttgtcGGTTCGTTTGCTCATACGACCGAACGTGGCGAATTGATTACCGTCGATCATGCTGCTATATACGTGACAAATGGGAAA ATTAGCAATATAGTAATCGATCCACAATCAATTGATACAAACAATGAGAATGTAATTGTTCTCTCTGGAACTGAATTTTTAGTACCAGGATTTATTGATTGCCATACTCATGCAGTGCAACTTCCTAATCTAGGAATTGGATATGATCAACATCTTTTGCAATGGTTGGATACTTACACATTCCCTTTAGAAaagaaatatgagaatgaaGAGTTTGCTAATCGTGTATTTGATGCAGTTGTA AAACACACTGTTACACTTGGCACAACAACAGCATGTTATTTTGCATCTCTTTATGCAAATGCATCTCTGATCCTTGGTAAAAAAGTAGTTAAGACAGGCCAGCGAGCTCTGATTGGTAAAATTAATATGAATTCGAAACGTGATGATGGGTATTATGAAACCACCCAAGAATCTATAgctaatttaaataaattcatagACGATATTACTAAATTAAAT agTCCTCTTGTAAAACCAATTGTAACGCCAAGATTTGCTTTAAGCTGTGATATGATACTCTTGAAAGAATTGGGAAAATTGGCTAAAGAAAAAGATCTTCATATTCAG aGTCACATATCTGAGAACCTAGAGGAAATTGAGGCTGTAAACCAGCTCTTTCCCCAATGTTCTTCATACGCAGATGTATATGATACTGCTGGTCTTCTCACAAATAAA ACTGTGATGGCTCATGGAATATACCTCACagacaatgaaattacaatATTGAAACAACGTGGAACTGCTGTTATCCACTGTCCATCCTCAAATACATGTTTAAAAAGCGGTCTGTGCGATGTACAGAGACTGAAAGAGAAAGGAATAAAAATTGGTCTTGGCACTG ATGTTGCAGGTGGACAAAGTTGTAGTATGTTAGATGCAATGAGATCAGCTTTGCAAGTATCAACCCATCtatctttttttaaaaataattataaaacacTCAATTTCAAAGATGTATTTCATCTTGCTACTTTGGGTGGTGCAACAG CACTTGCAatggatgataagataggtaATTTTACAATGGGTAAAGAATTTGATGCTCTTGTTATAGATATAAATGTAAAAAATGGATACTTAAATGatttaaaagaatatacttTAGAAGAAAAGCTTGAAAAGTTAATACATTCTGGGGATGATCGTAATATAACTGGAGTATATGTAAATggatgtaaaattaaataa
- the LOC143352218 gene encoding uncharacterized protein LOC143352218, with the protein MLISKKSRLLDGQYFLNKKFYTDVSCLSDTNIVRFVDGRVQYYELGGIQKKKIFWSKWCEEVENVLVKRREGSSLSETTAASSSSTTTLYLLSSEIEIQKKLRKKGKKAICRVWAHYGGAGDYVPPTWPQKDLYLGPGHNDLTTCEYAPVPVRFAGASLVDVKDELKDLSPAKLDKVSFSWPTCSCLDKKNQYGGLCDVLFIRDHNRRYCNTKMLYTNCPSCPCQSVIVEDKLEKQNVWYKHGEDEVDEDEAKLPKKCLTGRVSRFGFGVSEKCNSNLVLTECYPVRHGGPNFCLLMENAVKLWENGGKRRSTSSKRPRHFRRYGLCTAAHFLHSLGPWTVQPGERCSLQGRRSFSLVTIRRQPADTELKLPVSRRQLSASISYTALQSGRHGSIGTTAKGRVVLFWTPEYWYRPRPASAAYRELRQHLNHLKTFRQVKEKPTKRNFFSRRKRYQCEEDSFIVAEEKPSFLERIFSGNGSSKKKRRHHDLENNDTAQLRRLLRMDCRITIWDIDSTTLAAQVTLIDRDLFVRIPAEEIEIVVYQRSSKNAPNLAAWIAFGHRISCLVASEILAIKKLGVRCRIIARLVNAASKCFAMGNFHSCRSILSGLQTPAIYRMRSSWTYLRVHHANRYETMKRLCKIYKSSCAILYRRAWTRAERNPPSMPFVGDLLIKLLGFNNVETHRECNNNIPSSKRGILQQRPIETNRLDTVENPSDLQNNQAMEEKPSVGRRILTALIRMKHRKDPETNHIEEAELPWTSREQNLAWKYFYQWRNSILKRRVFAKEQEKLRNMDPRMKRVLEVVSWLTECQKRARGYDFPGHSFTREFLLKSRYREDRENFFISLKLEPSKIT; encoded by the exons ATGTTGATCTCAAAGAA GTCTAGACTACTAGAC GGGCAGTACTTtctcaataaaaaattttacactGATGTATCCTGTCTAAGTGATACTAACATCGTCAGATTTGTCGACGGAAGAGTACAGTACTACGAACTCGGTGGTATTCAAAAGAAAAAGATTTTTTGGAGCAAATGGTGCGAAGAAGTGGAAAATGTACTGGTAAAGAGAAGGGAAGGAAGTTCCCTATCTGAAACGACTGCGGCGAGTTCATCGAGTACCACTACTTTATATTTACTTTCGTCGGAGATTGAGATTCAGAAAAAGCTCAGAAAAAAGGGGAAGAAGGCGATTTGCAG GGTCTGGGCGCACTATGGAGGAGCAGGCGATTATGTGCCACCAACATGGCCGCAGAAGGATCTATATCTCGGACCTGGTCACAATGATCTAACCACCTGCGAATATGCGCCTGTCCCCGTGCGATTCGCAGGTGCTAGTTTGGTCGACGTAAAGGACGAATTGAAGGATCTGTCGCCGGCTAAATTGGATAAAGTCAGCTTTAGTTGGCCAACATGTTCCTGTCTCGACAAGAAAAACCAATACGGTGGACTCTGCGACGTGTTGTTCATCAGGGACCATAATCGTAGATACTGTAATACAAAAATGCTCTACACAAACTGTCCGAGTTGCCCTTGTCAGAGTGTCATCGTGGAAGACAAACTGGAGAAACAAAACGTTTGGTACAAGCACGGGGAAGATGAAGTAGACGAGGACGAGGCGAAGCTTCCTAAGAAATGTTTAACGGGAAGAGTGTCACGGTTCGGTTTCGGCGTATCGGAGAAATGTAATTCGAATTTAGTGCTCACAGAGTGCTATCCCGTAAGACATGGTGGCCCAAATTTTTGTCTGCTGATGGAAAACGCGGTGAAACTCTGGGAAAACGGAGGGAAACGTCGTTCCACGTCTTCGAAGCGTCCCAGGCACTTTAGACGCTACGGTTTATGTACGGCAGCTCATTTTTTGCACTCCCTCGGACCTTGGACCGTTCAACCTGGAGAACGATGTTCCCTTCAGGGGCGGAGATCCTTCAGTTTGGTTACCATTCGTAGACAACCTGCGGACACAGAGTTGAAGCTTCCAGTATCGCGCCGTCAACTATCTGCTAGTATTTCTTATACAGCTCTGCAGTCAGGTAGACACGGGTCCATTGGAACCACTGCCAAAGGACGCGTGGTACTATTCTGGACGCCGGAGTATTGGTACCGTCCTAGACCAGCCTCTGCTGCTTACAG AGAGCTGAGGCAGCACTTGAACCACCTAAAGACCTTCCGACAGGTGAAGGAGAAACCGACAAAACGAAACTTCTTTTCAAGAAGGAAAAGATACCAGTGCGAAGAGGATTCCTTCATCGTCGCCGAAGAAAAACCTAGCTTCCTAGAAAGAATCTTCTCCGGGAATGGATCTTCCAAGAAAAAAAGGAGACACCATGACCTGGAGAACAATGACACAGCGCAATTAAGAAGATTGTTAAGGATGGATTGCAGGATTACCATTTGGGACATAGATAGCACTACCTTAGCCGCGCAGGTGACCCTCATAGATCGCGATCTCTTTGTACGAATCCCCGCGGAAGAGATCGAAATCGTAGTGTATCAACGGAGTTCGAAAAATGCACCGAATCTGGCGGCCTGGATAGCCTTCGGTCACAGGATCTCTTGTCTAGTAGCCAGCGAGATTCTTGCGATTAAAAAATTAGGCGTCAGGTGTAGAATTATCGCGAGACTTGTGAACGCTGCCAGCAAGTGTTTCGCCATGGGAAATTTTCATTCGTGCAGGTCCATTTTGTCCGGTCTACAAACTCCTGCAATTTACAGGATGCGAAGTAGTTGGACATACCTGCGCGTTCATCATGCGAACAG GTACGAGACTATGAAGCGTCTGTGTAAAATCTACAAAAGTTCCTGCGCCATTTTGTATCGTCGAGCCTGGACTAGAGCGGAGAGAAATCCACCATCAATGCCGTTCGTCGGCGATCTTCTGATAAAGCTTCTAGGCTTCAATAACGTGGAAACTCATCGAGAATGCAATAACAATATTCCATCTTCTAAACGTGGAATACTTCAACAACGTCCAATAGAAACAAATCGATTGGACACAGTTGAAAATCCGTCTGACCTGCAAAATAACCAGGCCATGGAGGAGAAACCAAGCGTAGGAAGACGTATTCTTACAGCGTTGATAAGAATGAAGCACAGAAAAGATCCAGAGACGAACCATATAGAAGAGGCGGAGCTGCCGTGGACATCAAGGGAGCAGAACTTGGCGTGGAAGTATTTTTACCAGTGGCGTAACAGCATCCTGAAGCGTAGAGTATTCGCCAAGGAGCAGGAAAAATTGAGGAACATGGATCCGAGGATGAAACGGGTTCTCGAGGTCGTGTCCTGGTTGACAGAGTGTCAGAAACGGGCTCGAGGATATGATTTCCCGGGACACTCGTTTACGAGGGAGTTTCTGCTGAAGTCTAGATACAGGGAAGACAGGGAGAACTTTTTTATTAGTCTGAAGCTGGAACCGTCGAAGATAACTTGA
- the LOC143352736 gene encoding low molecular weight phosphotyrosine protein phosphatase yields the protein MAQKKKVLMVCLGNSCRSPIAEAVFSDQLKRMNLNNFWEVDSAAILQYHVNKSPEPRAMNTLNKNGITQYTHKARMIKKEDFYKFDWIFGMDRDIVCELCDIQPEDGRAKIELLGKYDPTGQLDIRDPLFDDDSIGFEKAFEQANRSIKEFLNIYSDLN from the exons ATGGCACAGAAAAAGAAGGTGTTAATGGTATGTTTAG GAAACAGTTGTCGTTCTCCAATTGCAGAAGCTGTTTTCTCTGATCAATTAAAACGAATGAACCTCAATAATTTTTGGGAAGTGGACAGTGCTGCAATTTTGCAGTATCATGTGAATAAAAGTCCAGAGCCTAGAGCTATGAATACACTTAACAAAAATGGCATTACACAGTATACTCATAAGGCACGGATG ATTAAGAAAGAAGATTTCTATAAATTCGATTGGATATTTGGGATGGATAGGGATATAGTCTGCGAATTATGTGACATACAACCAGAAGATGGTCGAGCAAAAATTGAACTTCTTGGAAAGTATGATCCAACTGGACAACTCGATATACGAGATCCtctattt GATGATGACAGTATTGGATTTGAGAAAGCATTTGAACAGGCTAATAGAAgtataaaagaatttttaaatatatattcag ATCTAAATTAA
- the LOC143352765 gene encoding uncharacterized protein LOC143352765 has product MQTPRCRTKSNDVEHNRIQKLLTSEYSDFADTILVESPFAETTRSGRGIRQVSIGLTPTKLIIAADVFKGKKYYCPHGVDPSIESFELISVYPIQYVTLSVFNRRRRNTLKAR; this is encoded by the coding sequence ATGCAAACTCCTCGTTGTCGAACGAAGAGCAACGACGTAGAACACAATAGGATTCAGAAGCTGCTGACCTCCGAATACTCTGACTTTGCAGACACCATCCTCGTGGAATCTCCTTTTGCAGAGACCACGAGAAGCGGTCGAGGAATTCGTCAAGTTTCTATCGGTCTTACACCAACTAAATTAATTATAGCCGCAGATGTTTTCAAAGGCAAGAAATATTACTGTCCGCATGGTGTTGATCCTAGTATCGAGAGCTTTGAGCTGATATccgtgtatcctattcaatatgtTACCCTAAGCGTGTTCAACAGACGACGTCGCAATACTTTAAAGGCAAGGTAG